In a single window of the Pelagibacterium sp. 26DY04 genome:
- a CDS encoding division plane positioning ATPase MipZ, producing MSHSGAHIIAVGNEKGGSGKSTTALHLAVYLLHQGYGVGTVDVDSRQQTLTRYMRNRRATVDTAKRDIPLPKHLYIPTAWGDSISENQVAEREIFDRSLAGLREEVDFIVIDTPVSTATWPAPLTAWPIRW from the coding sequence ATGTCGCACTCTGGCGCGCACATCATTGCGGTGGGCAATGAAAAGGGAGGGTCGGGCAAATCGACCACGGCGCTGCATCTGGCGGTCTATCTGCTGCATCAGGGCTATGGGGTGGGGACGGTGGACGTCGACAGCCGCCAGCAGACGCTGACCCGCTATATGCGCAACCGACGAGCCACGGTGGATACAGCCAAGCGCGACATTCCGCTGCCCAAGCATCTCTATATCCCCACCGCCTGGGGGGATTCGATCAGCGAGAACCAGGTCGCCGAGCGCGAGATCTTCGACCGCTCGCTGGCGGGACTGCGCGAGGAGGTGGATTTCATCGTCATCGATACGCCCGTTTCGACTGCAACCTGGCCCGCGCCGCTCACGGCATGGCCGATACGCTGGTGA
- a CDS encoding division plane positioning ATPase MipZ, whose amino-acid sequence MADTLVTPLNDSMIDLDVLARFDEKTGEPIQTSPYSRNVQAARADRLERTGQMTDWVLVRNRISNLGSRNASEVQQTVERIAERLGCRVADGIAERVIFRSLFKLGMTVFDPLEAELLGATPSMSHVNARQEYRSLVAALRLPVRLPVPVADNEPAKAAQLSA is encoded by the coding sequence ATGGCCGATACGCTGGTGACCCCGCTCAACGATTCCATGATCGATCTGGACGTGCTGGCGCGGTTCGACGAAAAGACCGGCGAGCCGATCCAGACCAGCCCTTATTCGCGCAATGTGCAAGCAGCGCGCGCCGACCGGCTTGAGCGCACCGGGCAGATGACCGATTGGGTGCTGGTGCGCAACCGCATCTCCAATCTCGGTTCGCGCAATGCCAGCGAGGTGCAGCAGACCGTGGAACGGATCGCCGAGCGGCTGGGCTGCCGGGTGGCGGACGGGATCGCCGAGCGGGTGATTTTCCGCTCGCTGTTCAAATTGGGGATGACGGTGTTCGATCCGCTCGAAGCCGAGCTGCTGGGGGCGACACCATCCATGTCGCACGTCAATGCGCGCCAGGAATATCGGAGCCTGGTGGCAGCGCTCCGCCTGCCGGTGCGGCTGCCGGTGCCGGTGGCCGATAACGAGCCGGCGAAAGCCGCGCAGCTTTCGGCCTAA
- a CDS encoding metallophosphoesterase family protein yields MNHPHRLIVPATLAAILSLLPAIAHADVIAETTEAIKERFLETLEPQEITQAEPGDFEALLTGEERALFAQGYISFEVDEPVTVYIFRDARLDEVGEPFWLYEEGFEKTEFSAEAYQQDFDVWTRDYPAGEIGLGVHALRVVREHYFIGVTPQGEIGEAEVANIEPDYLEAGVLEQGALTYVDRTVTLDAISPELEGMTLVRTPSDRRPAAAIYGAFHETDYPASATPDQIFLTITEDPRDSIAVNWRTDTSVTEQAVALWEADDYNSPNRSEPRIIAAETVLVESPRVVNQREVHRHSALVEDLEPGTHYVYAVGSEEAGWSSVAEFETARNGEHPMSFIYIGDVQEGFLRFESVMDAALRERPDADLLVFGGDLVSRGNDADQWDEFFAALGDAGRSIPLATIPGNHEYLPDNDPYTYRNLFRLPDNGPEGMPSGLAYSFEFGGNTFVMLDSNEWNGEQAEWLPEVLGDADDDFTFVFTHHAAYTSRPGRYYAGVTENWMPIWEESGVVSMVFQGHDHAYTRTYPMLDGEISDADDGGIYYVLSSAGDKFYEIEDHDYIELAVEETQMFQVIDVMRDDRVIYRAFDVDGDEHDRVEIEK; encoded by the coding sequence ATGAACCATCCACACCGACTGATAGTGCCCGCGACGCTCGCGGCGATCCTCTCGCTCTTGCCCGCCATCGCCCATGCCGATGTCATTGCCGAGACGACCGAAGCGATCAAGGAACGGTTCCTGGAAACGCTCGAACCCCAAGAGATCACCCAGGCCGAGCCTGGCGATTTCGAAGCGCTGCTGACCGGTGAGGAACGCGCGCTTTTCGCCCAGGGCTATATCAGCTTCGAAGTGGACGAGCCCGTCACCGTCTATATCTTCCGCGACGCGCGGCTCGATGAAGTGGGCGAGCCCTTCTGGCTCTACGAAGAAGGGTTCGAAAAGACCGAATTTTCCGCCGAGGCCTATCAGCAGGATTTCGACGTCTGGACCCGCGACTATCCCGCCGGCGAGATCGGGCTGGGCGTCCACGCCCTGCGCGTGGTGCGCGAGCACTATTTCATCGGCGTCACTCCCCAGGGCGAGATCGGGGAAGCCGAAGTCGCTAACATCGAGCCCGACTACCTCGAGGCAGGCGTGCTCGAACAGGGCGCCCTCACCTATGTGGACCGCACGGTGACGCTGGATGCGATCTCACCCGAACTCGAGGGCATGACGCTGGTGCGCACGCCGTCCGATCGACGCCCGGCCGCCGCCATCTACGGCGCCTTCCACGAAACCGATTATCCGGCGAGCGCGACGCCCGACCAGATTTTCCTCACCATCACCGAGGACCCGCGCGATTCCATCGCCGTCAACTGGCGCACCGACACCAGCGTCACCGAACAGGCCGTGGCTCTGTGGGAAGCCGACGATTACAATTCCCCGAACCGTTCCGAGCCGCGCATCATTGCCGCCGAAACCGTGCTGGTCGAAAGCCCGCGCGTGGTCAACCAGCGGGAAGTCCATCGCCACAGTGCGCTTGTCGAGGATCTCGAGCCCGGCACCCACTATGTCTACGCCGTGGGGTCCGAGGAGGCCGGCTGGTCTTCGGTCGCCGAGTTCGAAACCGCCCGCAATGGCGAACACCCGATGAGCTTCATCTATATCGGCGATGTCCAAGAAGGGTTCCTGCGGTTCGAAAGCGTCATGGACGCCGCCCTGCGCGAGCGCCCCGATGCCGATCTTCTGGTGTTCGGCGGCGATCTGGTGAGCCGTGGCAATGATGCCGATCAGTGGGACGAATTCTTCGCCGCCCTGGGCGATGCCGGCCGCTCGATCCCGCTGGCGACCATTCCGGGCAATCACGAATACCTGCCCGATAACGACCCCTACACCTATCGCAACCTGTTCCGCCTGCCCGACAACGGCCCCGAGGGCATGCCGTCGGGGCTGGCCTATTCATTCGAATTCGGCGGCAACACCTTCGTGATGCTCGATTCCAACGAGTGGAATGGCGAACAGGCCGAATGGCTGCCCGAAGTGCTCGGCGATGCCGATGACGATTTCACCTTCGTCTTCACCCACCACGCCGCCTATACCTCGCGCCCGGGCCGCTATTATGCCGGCGTCACCGAGAACTGGATGCCCATCTGGGAAGAAAGCGGCGTCGTCTCCATGGTCTTCCAAGGTCACGATCACGCCTATACGCGCACCTACCCCATGCTCGATGGGGAAATCTCCGATGCCGACGATGGCGGCATCTACTACGTGCTCTCGAGCGCGGGGGACAAATTCTACGAGATCGAGGACCACGACTATATCGAGTTGGCCGTCGAGGAAACGCAGATGTTCCAGGTGATCGACGTCATGCGCGACGACCGCGTCATCTACCGCGCCTTCGACGTGGATGGCGACGAGCACGACCGCGTGGAAATCGAAAAGTAG
- a CDS encoding methyl-accepting chemotaxis protein produces MRSSVANRVYAAFGAIIGLMLCLLLLAVTGMQSTRSSLQGFSEAAGRVTTATEVLDHLETARLAFAQYDRTRAPEDAVAVEQALDVLQTGQNLAGEDGELFAQYAEQTAAILDRDATAQAARAEMERLGAAATATLGELIAQTSQSANLNARAAAISGLAIQHVLTARLAATGLEDDQAEMSLADATQASQAALTTLADLRSVFYRTDDIARVDETITATQSYLDQLDIVRDAFSLRAADQVEHDRIDEALATAYSAVVADAAALQAEAGTAAQRQAESTQWLAILLGGAILVLSAGLAIAMARWISHSVRRTAEAMEGIAGGDLESEIALVSQATEFRQMTQALVVFRDNGRAMRAMDSETEAARRSEAEANALRQTLQSDIQRVVAAASDGDFSARIEHDFGRAELDALAGSVNALVETVDRGIGETGAVLNALAADDLSARMTGHYRGAFDRLKTDTNALAERFASVVAQMQASAGTLKAATQEILSGAHDLSARTARQAATIEETAASMEQLAATVSANARRAEDMAGSAESAAAMAGEGEAVMLQATDAMGRITKSAEEIASIVKLIDDIAFQTNLLALNASVEAARAGEAGKGFAVVAVEVRRLAQSASQAGDEIKQLIAQSGREVEDGSKLVAEAARRLAAIMAMVTENASTMTEMSAASRDQAGAIQSVSAAVRELDVITQQNAALVEKTNAAVAQTDAQARDLDAIVESFQLSPAETDEFEVAPLLARAS; encoded by the coding sequence ATGCGCAGTTCCGTTGCCAATCGGGTCTATGCCGCTTTCGGCGCAATCATCGGACTTATGTTGTGTCTGCTGCTTCTTGCGGTGACCGGCATGCAATCGACGCGCTCCAGCCTGCAAGGCTTCAGCGAAGCGGCTGGAAGAGTCACGACGGCAACCGAAGTGCTCGATCATCTCGAAACCGCGCGCCTGGCCTTCGCTCAATATGACCGCACCCGCGCGCCGGAAGATGCGGTGGCGGTCGAGCAGGCTCTCGATGTCCTCCAGACCGGCCAGAACCTTGCTGGTGAAGATGGCGAGCTCTTTGCCCAATATGCCGAGCAGACGGCGGCAATTCTGGACCGCGACGCGACTGCGCAAGCCGCCCGGGCTGAAATGGAACGCCTGGGTGCGGCCGCAACCGCAACGCTGGGCGAATTGATCGCCCAGACCTCGCAATCGGCCAATCTCAACGCGCGCGCCGCCGCCATTTCCGGGCTGGCCATTCAGCATGTCCTGACCGCGCGGCTTGCCGCCACTGGACTTGAGGACGACCAGGCCGAGATGAGCCTTGCCGATGCCACCCAGGCCTCCCAGGCGGCCCTCACCACCCTTGCCGATCTGCGTTCGGTCTTTTACCGCACCGACGATATAGCCCGCGTCGATGAAACGATCACGGCAACCCAAAGCTATCTCGACCAGCTCGATATCGTCCGGGACGCCTTCTCGCTGCGTGCTGCCGATCAGGTTGAGCATGATCGGATCGACGAAGCGCTGGCCACTGCCTATTCCGCCGTGGTGGCTGATGCCGCCGCGCTGCAGGCGGAGGCTGGAACGGCGGCGCAGCGGCAGGCTGAAAGCACGCAATGGCTGGCCATTCTTCTGGGCGGCGCAATTCTCGTTCTTTCGGCTGGCCTTGCCATCGCCATGGCCCGCTGGATTTCCCATTCGGTGCGCCGCACGGCCGAAGCGATGGAGGGGATTGCCGGCGGCGATCTCGAGAGCGAGATCGCGCTCGTTAGCCAGGCAACCGAGTTCCGGCAGATGACCCAGGCGCTTGTCGTTTTCCGCGACAACGGCCGCGCCATGCGCGCCATGGACAGCGAGACGGAGGCCGCCCGCCGCAGCGAGGCCGAAGCCAACGCCCTGCGCCAGACGCTGCAGAGCGATATCCAGCGCGTCGTCGCTGCCGCTTCCGATGGCGATTTCTCGGCTCGCATCGAGCATGATTTCGGCCGTGCCGAACTCGACGCCCTTGCTGGCTCCGTCAACGCTCTTGTTGAAACCGTCGATCGGGGAATCGGGGAAACCGGCGCCGTGCTCAATGCGCTGGCGGCAGACGATCTTTCGGCCCGCATGACCGGGCACTACCGTGGCGCCTTCGATCGACTTAAGACCGACACCAACGCTCTTGCCGAGCGCTTCGCGTCGGTGGTCGCGCAGATGCAGGCGAGCGCGGGAACGCTGAAGGCAGCGACCCAGGAGATTCTTTCCGGGGCCCATGATCTTTCGGCGCGCACTGCCCGCCAGGCCGCCACCATCGAAGAGACAGCGGCCTCCATGGAGCAACTGGCGGCAACAGTGAGCGCCAACGCCCGCCGAGCCGAGGACATGGCCGGCTCTGCCGAATCGGCCGCCGCCATGGCGGGCGAAGGCGAGGCCGTGATGCTGCAGGCCACGGACGCCATGGGCCGGATCACCAAATCGGCCGAAGAGATTGCTTCGATCGTTAAGCTCATCGACGACATCGCCTTCCAGACCAATCTTCTCGCCCTCAACGCCTCGGTCGAGGCGGCGCGAGCCGGCGAAGCGGGCAAGGGCTTTGCCGTGGTCGCGGTCGAGGTGCGCCGCCTCGCGCAATCGGCCTCCCAGGCAGGCGACGAGATCAAGCAGTTGATTGCCCAATCGGGCCGGGAAGTCGAAGACGGGTCCAAGCTCGTGGCCGAAGCGGCTCGACGCCTTGCCGCCATCATGGCCATGGTGACCGAGAACGCCAGCACCATGACCGAGATGTCGGCGGCAAGCCGCGACCAGGCCGGCGCCATCCAATCGGTTTCCGCTGCCGTGCGCGAGCTCGATGTCATCACCCAGCAGAACGCGGCCCTTGTTGAAAAAACCAACGCGGCCGTGGCTCAGACCGATGCACAGGCCCGCGATCTCGATGCGATCGTCGAATCTTTCCAGCTCAGCCCGGCAGAGACGGACGAGTTCGAAGTCGCACCGCTTTTGGCCCGCGCCAGCTGA
- a CDS encoding methyl-accepting chemotaxis protein: protein MLSKLSVAQRIYASFGAMIALLAAIVAFAYFGVSAVSQTFSEYRVAARQTVAISGFVEQLSAARLADLDYRLETSAEKAQSLAQAIASLQAQDAQTMALFTADPETEAAIEDFAVSAQAYEAAFARMTEVQAQIDATVVELRAVGDGLREDATAALRAVSGNFNATGAAGFGVQATILTQFEVEQFLLTADPARLELAAQNASFARENLQALHDAVISNSQKATANRMMEALDVYMAHADTAAEAILARNAVMSDELDVLGPQMQQAFGAMLASVQARQDALGPTGEALARTTLNVVLIAGIAVLILGTTLAVFIGRGLSGTIKAIADRMRQLADGDLDLELDNRQRHEVGQMIEALTVFRDNSRAMRAMDAEKARAAEREAEEHRLRADLQARIRDVVSAAVAGDFSRRIETRYDDLELASFARSVDLVMETVDRGLTETGQVLSAMAAADLSLRVDGDYEGAFAQLKADTNAMADTFTDVVSRLKQTSQALKQATGEILSGANDLSERTTRQAATVEETSAAMEQLAATVSDNARKAEDALAKTRAAAGLADRGGAVMEKANAAMERITTSSAKVSDIIKMIDDIAFQTNLLALNASVEAARAGEAGKGFAVVAVEVRRLAQSAAEASSEVKALIEQSASEVGGGARLVSQAAETLREIRDAVIENAAIMQTISSASQEQASAISEVSSAVRQLDEMTQHNAALVEETNAAIEQTEGQVTTLDGIIASFTLDAFEREDSLQWEEDEALEEGTAADFSDGLARKAV from the coding sequence ATGCTGTCCAAACTAAGCGTCGCCCAGCGCATCTATGCTTCGTTCGGAGCAATGATCGCGCTGCTGGCAGCCATTGTCGCATTTGCGTATTTCGGCGTCAGCGCCGTTTCGCAGACCTTTTCCGAGTATCGCGTGGCCGCGCGCCAGACCGTTGCGATTTCCGGCTTCGTCGAGCAGCTCTCGGCCGCCCGGCTGGCCGATCTCGATTATCGGCTGGAGACGTCGGCGGAAAAAGCCCAGTCGCTGGCCCAGGCCATCGCCAGCCTGCAGGCGCAGGACGCGCAAACCATGGCGCTGTTTACCGCTGACCCCGAGACCGAAGCTGCCATCGAGGATTTTGCCGTCTCCGCCCAGGCCTATGAGGCGGCCTTTGCCCGCATGACGGAGGTGCAAGCGCAGATTGACGCGACTGTGGTGGAACTGCGCGCCGTTGGTGACGGCCTGCGCGAGGATGCCACCGCAGCGCTGCGCGCGGTGAGTGGCAATTTCAACGCCACGGGCGCTGCGGGCTTCGGCGTGCAGGCCACCATACTCACCCAGTTCGAGGTCGAGCAGTTCCTCTTGACCGCCGATCCGGCCCGGCTGGAGCTTGCCGCTCAGAACGCCAGCTTCGCCAGGGAGAATCTGCAGGCCCTCCATGATGCGGTGATCTCGAATTCGCAAAAGGCGACCGCCAATCGCATGATGGAAGCACTGGACGTCTATATGGCGCATGCCGACACCGCCGCCGAAGCGATTTTGGCCCGCAATGCTGTGATGAGCGATGAGCTCGATGTGCTCGGCCCCCAGATGCAGCAGGCCTTTGGCGCCATGCTCGCCTCGGTCCAGGCGCGCCAGGATGCGCTGGGCCCCACCGGCGAGGCGCTCGCCCGAACCACGCTCAATGTCGTTCTGATTGCCGGGATTGCCGTCCTCATCCTCGGGACCACCCTCGCGGTTTTTATCGGCCGGGGCCTTTCGGGAACCATCAAGGCGATCGCGGATCGCATGCGCCAGCTTGCCGATGGCGATCTCGACCTCGAGCTCGATAACCGGCAGCGTCATGAAGTCGGGCAGATGATCGAGGCCCTCACCGTCTTCCGCGACAACAGTCGCGCCATGCGCGCCATGGATGCGGAAAAGGCGCGGGCGGCCGAACGCGAGGCCGAGGAACACCGCTTGCGCGCCGATCTCCAGGCGCGCATCCGGGACGTGGTATCGGCCGCCGTCGCCGGCGATTTCTCCCGCCGCATCGAAACGCGATATGATGATCTCGAACTGGCAAGCTTTGCCCGCAGCGTCGATCTGGTCATGGAAACCGTGGATCGTGGCCTCACCGAAACCGGCCAGGTGCTTTCCGCCATGGCCGCCGCCGATCTCTCCCTGCGGGTCGATGGGGACTATGAGGGTGCTTTCGCGCAACTCAAGGCCGATACCAACGCGATGGCCGATACCTTCACCGATGTGGTGAGCCGGCTCAAGCAAACCTCTCAAGCGCTGAAACAGGCGACCGGCGAGATCCTATCGGGCGCCAATGACCTTTCCGAGCGCACTACGCGCCAGGCCGCGACGGTCGAGGAAACCTCGGCGGCCATGGAACAGCTCGCCGCAACCGTTTCCGACAACGCCAGGAAGGCCGAGGATGCGCTGGCCAAGACCCGCGCCGCTGCCGGTCTCGCCGATAGGGGCGGCGCGGTGATGGAAAAGGCCAATGCCGCCATGGAGCGGATCACCACCTCGTCGGCCAAGGTTTCCGACATCATCAAGATGATCGATGACATCGCCTTCCAGACCAATCTTCTGGCCCTCAACGCTTCGGTGGAAGCGGCGCGGGCCGGGGAAGCGGGCAAGGGCTTTGCCGTCGTCGCCGTCGAAGTCCGCCGCCTCGCCCAAAGCGCGGCCGAGGCCTCCTCGGAGGTCAAGGCGCTGATCGAACAGAGCGCCAGCGAGGTTGGCGGCGGCGCCAGGCTCGTCTCCCAGGCCGCTGAAACCCTGCGCGAAATCCGCGATGCGGTGATTGAAAACGCGGCGATCATGCAGACGATCTCCTCGGCGAGCCAGGAACAGGCCTCGGCCATCTCCGAGGTCTCGTCCGCCGTGCGCCAGCTCGATGAGATGACCCAGCATAACGCCGCCCTGGTGGAAGAAACCAATGCGGCGATCGAGCAGACCGAGGGACAGGTCACAACGCTCGACGGCATCATCGCGAGCTTTACCCTTGATGCCTTTGAGCGCGAAGACAGCCTTCAATGGGAGGAGGATGAAGCCCTCGAAGAAGGAACCGCCGCCGATTTCAGCGACGGGCTTGCGCGTAAAGCCGTCTAG